The Thermus brockianus genome window below encodes:
- a CDS encoding S-layer homology domain-containing protein, producing the protein MKKRLVVLLAGLLTVLSMGFGLAQFSDVPAGHWAKEAVESLAAKGIIVGFPDGTYRGNETLTRYQAALIIYRLLQQIEEELKAKGESPTMEAMSSEDLEALKNAVQELAAELAALGVRVSALEDSAATKEDIARLEALIEELKAQPASEPGMDAAALQDLADRVEAASIAADTALAQAQQLAEQLDALAQDVEGVKGDLSALGTQVEANAQAIQALNELAVLLNQDVLALQDRVTALEKMVSGGAELPDLEQFASKEDVAAVQEFAAALRSDLVGLSEKVSKLESQVAELSKVRYSISGSLTATAGLRYFTQGSTAFDWDRLFPGSVFSTGQTGTASYAASRVGLAEGAGNLFRGDATLTLGVKNNAPAASGVAVAEASATFGVRVYDTSLVSTPTVRLDGVAIKGQVDGQPFSVTYSRVASKFKFNDYLLANDAEGGVAHYRQGVVATFSGTNLPFSPEVTLVGGVAGPGSPADAAPAINGNYFGIRTVLKPLQGASLGLNYALNVGIRSAIGADASLELGPAKLSGLWVSSKTLGLGEPFTAYFDRNRSSWAYYGEAEVNLGSVNLSANYRAVDTEYADGQASMSENEDANYYGENISTVPYGYNTRGFGVEAKASVGPVGVEAYLDSKRGYNDAANSANNDIAFGLAAEVSLFRGFSLTGYFNRACDNATSPTAFGCTGGTQRDFLNSGSDYFLNNPTQRYSSSFGARLEHQADAEDALIKGLSVVAQYTRFTVSNHNDFQVAAFFAQPMALGPIKAQPGVRFHYFDDGTGGGNADYSALKAGVRLSTDPLALPFKPSLSADAAYRSTRFGGGARAGEVYGRAGLTLNELFAPGLSFTVAGAIYGAWNVAQGAGGLITVGAGENAFSYDRDRLFASPGGTGAPTASFGSNSGSVEGLYGELKYYDLSVAGGYFRLRQGQANSPFGGTVDTVAKAFRVSYTVKF; encoded by the coding sequence ATGAAGAAAAGGCTAGTGGTACTTCTGGCAGGGCTCTTGACCGTGCTCTCCATGGGCTTCGGTCTAGCCCAGTTCTCCGACGTGCCCGCAGGGCACTGGGCCAAGGAGGCGGTGGAGAGCCTGGCGGCCAAGGGCATCATCGTGGGCTTCCCCGACGGCACCTACCGGGGGAACGAGACCCTTACCCGCTACCAGGCGGCCCTCATCATCTACCGCCTCCTGCAGCAGATTGAGGAGGAGCTGAAGGCCAAGGGCGAGTCCCCCACCATGGAGGCCATGTCCTCCGAGGACCTGGAAGCCCTTAAGAATGCCGTGCAGGAGCTCGCCGCTGAGCTCGCCGCCTTGGGCGTTCGGGTTTCCGCCCTGGAGGACAGCGCCGCCACCAAGGAGGACATCGCCCGCCTCGAGGCCCTGATTGAGGAGCTCAAGGCCCAGCCGGCCTCCGAGCCCGGCATGGACGCCGCCGCCCTCCAGGACCTCGCTGACCGGGTGGAGGCTGCCTCCATCGCTGCCGACACCGCCCTCGCCCAGGCGCAGCAGCTTGCCGAGCAGCTGGACGCCCTGGCCCAGGACGTGGAGGGTGTGAAGGGCGACCTCTCCGCCCTCGGCACCCAGGTGGAGGCCAACGCCCAGGCCATCCAGGCCCTGAACGAGCTCGCCGTCCTCCTCAACCAGGACGTGCTGGCCCTCCAGGACCGGGTGACCGCCTTGGAGAAGATGGTTTCCGGTGGGGCCGAGCTCCCTGACCTGGAGCAGTTCGCCTCCAAGGAGGACGTGGCCGCCGTCCAGGAGTTCGCCGCCGCCCTCCGCTCCGACCTGGTGGGGCTTTCCGAGAAGGTGTCCAAGCTGGAGTCCCAGGTGGCGGAGCTCTCCAAGGTGCGGTACTCCATTTCGGGTAGCCTCACGGCCACGGCGGGCCTCCGTTACTTCACCCAAGGCAGCACGGCCTTTGACTGGGACCGCCTCTTCCCTGGGAGCGTCTTTTCTACGGGGCAAACAGGTACTGCTTCGTACGCTGCTAGCAGGGTAGGGTTGGCTGAGGGGGCCGGTAACCTCTTCCGGGGGGATGCCACGCTTACCTTGGGGGTGAAGAACAACGCCCCTGCCGCTAGCGGTGTGGCGGTGGCAGAGGCCTCGGCCACCTTTGGGGTTCGTGTGTATGACACGAGCCTTGTTTCCACCCCCACCGTGCGCCTGGACGGGGTTGCGATTAAGGGTCAAGTGGACGGCCAACCCTTTAGCGTGACCTATAGCCGGGTGGCTAGCAAGTTCAAATTCAACGACTACCTCTTAGCCAACGACGCTGAGGGTGGTGTGGCCCACTACCGCCAGGGCGTGGTGGCCACCTTCTCGGGCACCAACCTGCCCTTTAGCCCTGAAGTCACCCTCGTGGGGGGTGTGGCGGGGCCGGGCTCTCCGGCGGACGCAGCGCCTGCCATCAACGGCAACTACTTCGGCATTCGCACGGTGCTCAAGCCCCTCCAGGGCGCAAGCCTTGGCCTGAACTACGCCCTCAACGTGGGTATCCGCTCCGCCATTGGGGCCGATGCCAGCCTGGAGCTTGGCCCTGCTAAGCTCTCCGGGCTCTGGGTGAGCTCCAAGACCCTGGGCCTCGGCGAACCCTTCACCGCCTACTTTGACAGGAACCGCTCCAGCTGGGCCTACTACGGCGAGGCCGAGGTGAACCTGGGCTCCGTGAACCTCTCCGCCAACTACCGGGCCGTGGACACCGAGTACGCCGACGGCCAGGCCAGCATGTCCGAGAACGAGGACGCCAACTACTACGGCGAGAATATCTCCACGGTCCCCTACGGCTACAACACCCGGGGCTTCGGCGTGGAGGCCAAGGCCAGCGTGGGCCCGGTGGGGGTGGAGGCTTACCTTGACAGCAAGCGGGGCTACAACGACGCTGCCAACTCGGCGAACAACGACATCGCCTTCGGCCTTGCGGCCGAGGTTTCCCTCTTCCGCGGCTTCAGCCTCACGGGCTACTTCAACCGGGCTTGCGACAACGCCACCAGCCCCACCGCCTTCGGCTGCACGGGCGGTACCCAGAGGGACTTCTTGAATTCTGGCTCGGATTACTTCCTCAACAACCCTACCCAGCGCTACTCCTCCAGCTTCGGCGCCCGCTTGGAGCATCAGGCCGACGCCGAGGATGCCCTGATCAAGGGGCTTTCCGTGGTGGCCCAGTACACCCGCTTCACCGTGAGCAACCACAACGACTTCCAGGTGGCCGCCTTCTTCGCCCAGCCCATGGCCCTTGGCCCCATCAAGGCTCAGCCTGGGGTCCGCTTCCACTACTTTGACGATGGCACCGGCGGCGGCAATGCGGACTACAGCGCCCTTAAGGCGGGCGTGCGGCTCAGCACCGACCCCTTGGCCCTGCCCTTCAAGCCAAGCTTGAGCGCCGACGCTGCTTACCGCTCCACCCGCTTTGGCGGCGGTGCCCGCGCGGGCGAGGTCTACGGCCGGGCTGGGCTCACCCTGAATGAGCTCTTCGCTCCTGGCCTCAGCTTCACCGTGGCGGGGGCCATCTACGGGGCTTGGAACGTGGCCCAGGGTGCGGGGGGTCTCATCACCGTGGGCGCTGGGGAGAACGCCTTCTCCTACGACCGCGACCGCCTCTTCGCCAGCCCGGGTGGCACGGGTGCTCCCACGGCTTCCTTCGGCAGCAACTCGGGCTCTGTGGAAGGCCTCTACGGGGAGCTTAAGTACTACGACCTCTCTGTGGCGGGCGGTTACTTCCGCCTCCGCCAGGGCCAGGCCAACTCCCCCTTCGGGGGCACGGTGGACACCGTGGCCAAGGCCTTCCGTGTGAGCTACACCGTGAAGTTCTAA
- the glmS gene encoding glutamine--fructose-6-phosphate transaminase (isomerizing), producing MCGIVGYVGFRNATDILVDGLRRLEYRGYDSAGVAVRTAEGLRVVKRSGKLAALEALLKEEHLEGPLGVGHTRWATHGAPTDPNAHPHTTEDGKIAVIHNGIIENYLELKEALLARGHRFRSETDSEVFAHLVEEKYQGDLFQALREALKEVRGAYAVVVVHEDHEEIVAARTVSPLVVGLGAGENFLASDVPALLPYTRRVIFLHDGDLVRLTREGVEVTDLAGNPVAREVVEVDWTLEAAEKGGFPHYMLKEIYEQPWVLENTLGGRLREEEGDVDLGLALDPREVERVHFIACGTAAYAGWYGKYLMEILARIPAEWEVASEYRYRDPVVDGKTLAIAISQSGETIDTLEGVREAKAKGARTLGVINAKGSSITREVEEVLYIHAGPEIGVASTKAYTAMLAAMALLAVRFGRGRGTLSREAAQALIREMRKLPRLVEEALEKRPLVAHIAEKYHQAQDFLFLGRHVQAPTAHEGALKLKEISYIHAEAYPAGEMKHGPIALIDEHLPVVVLATQGPLYEKTLSNIQEVRARGGRVIAVATEGDEEIKKLVQDVIYVPEVHPLLAPIVSVVPLQLLAYEVAVLLGRDVDQPRNLAKSVTVE from the coding sequence ATGTGCGGCATTGTGGGCTACGTAGGCTTTCGCAACGCCACGGACATCCTGGTAGACGGCCTTAGGCGCTTGGAGTACCGGGGCTACGACTCCGCCGGGGTGGCGGTGAGGACGGCAGAGGGGCTTAGGGTGGTGAAGCGCTCGGGGAAGCTTGCCGCCCTCGAGGCCCTCCTCAAGGAGGAGCACCTGGAGGGCCCCCTGGGGGTGGGGCACACCCGCTGGGCCACCCACGGGGCCCCCACCGACCCCAACGCCCACCCCCACACCACGGAGGACGGCAAGATCGCCGTGATCCACAACGGCATCATTGAGAACTACCTAGAGCTCAAGGAAGCCCTCCTGGCCCGGGGGCACCGGTTCCGTTCGGAAACGGACAGCGAGGTCTTCGCCCACCTGGTGGAGGAAAAGTACCAAGGCGACCTCTTCCAGGCCCTGCGGGAAGCCCTAAAGGAGGTGCGGGGCGCCTACGCCGTGGTGGTGGTCCACGAAGACCACGAGGAAATCGTGGCCGCCCGCACCGTGAGCCCCTTGGTGGTGGGCCTTGGCGCAGGGGAGAACTTCCTGGCCTCGGACGTGCCCGCTCTCCTCCCCTATACCCGCCGGGTCATCTTCCTCCACGACGGGGACCTGGTGCGCCTAACCCGGGAGGGCGTGGAGGTCACGGACCTCGCCGGAAACCCGGTGGCGCGGGAGGTGGTGGAGGTTGACTGGACCCTCGAGGCCGCCGAGAAGGGGGGCTTCCCCCACTACATGCTCAAGGAGATCTACGAGCAGCCCTGGGTCCTGGAAAACACCCTGGGGGGGCGCCTGAGGGAGGAGGAGGGGGACGTGGACCTGGGCCTCGCCCTGGACCCCAGGGAAGTGGAAAGGGTCCACTTCATTGCCTGCGGCACCGCCGCCTACGCCGGTTGGTACGGCAAATACCTCATGGAGATCCTCGCCCGCATCCCGGCGGAGTGGGAGGTGGCGAGCGAGTACCGCTACCGCGACCCCGTGGTGGACGGGAAGACCCTGGCCATCGCCATCAGCCAGTCCGGGGAGACCATTGACACCCTGGAGGGCGTCCGCGAGGCCAAGGCCAAGGGGGCCCGCACCCTGGGGGTTATCAACGCCAAGGGCTCCAGCATCACCCGGGAGGTGGAGGAGGTGCTTTACATCCACGCTGGGCCCGAGATCGGCGTGGCCTCCACCAAGGCCTACACCGCCATGCTGGCGGCCATGGCCCTTTTGGCGGTGCGCTTTGGCCGGGGACGGGGCACCCTCTCCCGGGAGGCGGCCCAGGCCCTCATCCGGGAGATGCGCAAGCTCCCCCGCCTGGTGGAGGAGGCCCTGGAGAAGCGGCCCCTCGTGGCCCACATCGCCGAAAAGTACCACCAGGCCCAGGACTTCCTCTTCCTGGGCCGCCACGTGCAAGCCCCCACCGCCCACGAGGGGGCCTTAAAGCTCAAGGAGATCAGCTACATCCACGCCGAGGCCTACCCCGCCGGGGAGATGAAGCACGGCCCCATCGCCCTCATTGACGAGCACCTTCCCGTGGTGGTCCTGGCCACCCAGGGGCCCCTTTACGAGAAGACCCTCTCCAACATCCAAGAGGTACGGGCCCGGGGGGGCAGGGTGATCGCCGTGGCCACGGAAGGGGACGAGGAGATCAAGAAGCTCGTCCAGGACGTGATTTACGTACCCGAGGTCCACCCCCTCCTCGCCCCCATCGTGAGCGTGGTGCCCCTCCAGCTCCTCGCCTACGAGGTGGCGGTACTCCTGGGCCGGGACGTGGACCAGCCCCGGAACCTGGCCAAGAGCGTGACCGTGGAATAG
- a CDS encoding HD domain-containing phosphohydrolase, translated as MASGVLELKRLEALVRAWRLLAPLDRREEVFRQVVQAAKAQTRAVSVLLFLYRPEEDALELVAAEGLSRERVGFRLPRGKGVSWVVLESGEPLFVPDVSQDPRVVFLTGQPQPGVYLGVPLRDPRGKVLGVLSMDTAGGVGEILPEERFWLQALAEAAGMVLGRIEALEKAREEAERTRALLELSLSLESAREPLGMAQEALETLLRLTPYHGGALYLFQGGRVRPAVMAGRYPSGFSRLYVEHPIRFGEGLLGHPRLWEGPIYVEDYATFPGALRPYVEAGLRSALLVPLKPEGRRYGVLALGSFGEKVPHRREDEAVLRVVAKRLEEALERLFHLRVLKSTREAALRALSRVLEYRDLETQGHTERVAELSLRLGQALGFSDLEGLRLGAYFHDLGKLALPDEILRKPTALSTGEWKVVKTHPEVGLEILRNLPFLPQTALNVVLYHHERFDGSGYPFGLKGEAIPLEARIFAVVDVYDALISERPYKRAWSKEEALEELRAQAGKGLDPEVVAKFVEII; from the coding sequence ATGGCCTCAGGGGTGCTGGAGCTAAAACGCCTGGAGGCCCTGGTCCGCGCGTGGCGTCTCCTCGCACCTTTAGACCGGCGGGAGGAGGTCTTCCGCCAGGTGGTGCAGGCGGCCAAGGCCCAAACCCGGGCGGTCTCGGTCCTTCTTTTCCTCTACCGCCCGGAGGAGGACGCCTTGGAGCTGGTGGCGGCGGAGGGTCTTTCTCGGGAGCGTGTGGGCTTTCGCCTACCCCGTGGTAAAGGGGTTTCTTGGGTGGTGTTGGAAAGCGGGGAGCCCCTTTTCGTACCTGATGTTTCCCAAGATCCCCGGGTGGTTTTCCTAACAGGCCAGCCGCAGCCTGGGGTTTACCTGGGTGTCCCCCTTCGGGATCCGCGGGGGAAGGTCTTGGGAGTGCTTTCCATGGACACCGCTGGGGGGGTGGGGGAGATCCTCCCTGAGGAGCGGTTCTGGCTTCAGGCCCTGGCGGAGGCGGCGGGGATGGTCTTGGGCCGCATAGAGGCTTTGGAGAAAGCCCGGGAGGAGGCGGAGCGCACCCGAGCGCTCTTGGAGCTTTCCCTTTCCCTGGAGAGCGCCCGCGAGCCTTTAGGGATGGCGCAAGAGGCCCTGGAAACCCTGCTAAGGCTAACCCCATATCATGGGGGGGCCCTTTACCTCTTCCAGGGGGGGCGGGTGCGGCCGGCGGTGATGGCGGGCCGTTACCCCTCGGGTTTCTCCAGGCTTTACGTGGAGCATCCTATCCGCTTTGGCGAGGGGCTCCTGGGCCACCCCCGGCTGTGGGAAGGCCCCATTTACGTGGAGGATTACGCCACCTTTCCTGGGGCCCTGAGGCCCTATGTAGAAGCGGGGTTGCGTTCAGCCCTCTTGGTTCCCCTAAAACCCGAAGGGCGGCGGTACGGGGTGCTGGCCTTGGGCTCGTTTGGGGAAAAGGTGCCCCACCGCCGGGAGGACGAGGCGGTTTTGCGGGTGGTGGCCAAGCGGTTGGAGGAGGCTTTAGAGCGGCTTTTCCACCTCCGGGTCCTCAAGAGCACCCGTGAGGCGGCCCTGCGGGCCCTTTCCCGGGTGCTGGAGTACCGGGACCTGGAAACCCAAGGGCACACGGAGCGGGTGGCGGAGCTCTCCTTGCGCTTGGGCCAGGCTTTGGGGTTTTCCGACCTCGAGGGCCTCCGCCTGGGGGCCTACTTCCACGACCTGGGCAAGCTGGCCTTGCCCGACGAGATCCTGCGCAAGCCCACCGCCCTTTCCACGGGGGAGTGGAAGGTGGTGAAAACCCACCCCGAGGTGGGCTTGGAAATCTTGCGAAACTTGCCCTTTTTGCCCCAGACCGCTTTGAACGTGGTCCTCTACCACCACGAGCGCTTTGACGGCTCGGGTTACCCCTTTGGCCTGAAGGGGGAGGCCATTCCCCTCGAGGCCCGCATCTTCGCCGTGGTGGACGTTTACGATGCCCTTATCTCGGAACGCCCCTACAAGCGGGCCTGGAGCAAGGAGGAGGCTTTAGAAGAGCTTCGGGCCCAGGCGGGGAAGGGCCTGGACCCGGAAGTGGTGGCGAAGTTTGTGGAGATAATCTAG
- a CDS encoding DUF4127 family protein, protein MARLVFLALLWGFALGAGVLYLPLDDRPPNWAPCGWEGVRCPPREVYRGPEGADLPLLRAWLLSTPGKGLVASLDALAYGGLLQSRHLDLPAEDALARLGPLLAWKARYGGEVFLFGVVPRFDATQRERNLRVLQVLAPWSRLRGLYLEAVWDDALRGSPAPREAQALPYPSRPGADEAGQVLLLRALSPGLRVAVVHEEAALAERTTPYEALPLEETVRRLLRSAGAEEVALENIPDLVLYVYGGKSPRGATQDLLRLMAQYPVALADLSRVNRGDAGLMGYLQALGLYGRLAAYAAWGTPANNLGSALAQGGLFLRDREGRLQRLAEAYFAYWWGEVGRPWVRGRFPEPLGEEALGVASLWPYVAWEGYRVDLKALAFPWHRSFEAEARLSLVPLPSPVHLVE, encoded by the coding sequence GTGGCTAGGCTTGTGTTCCTCGCCCTCCTCTGGGGGTTCGCCCTGGGGGCGGGGGTTTTGTACCTCCCCCTGGACGACCGCCCGCCCAACTGGGCCCCGTGCGGCTGGGAGGGGGTGCGCTGTCCTCCCCGGGAGGTTTACCGAGGCCCGGAGGGGGCGGACCTCCCCCTCCTTAGGGCCTGGCTTCTTTCCACCCCGGGGAAGGGGTTGGTGGCCAGCCTGGACGCCCTCGCCTATGGCGGGCTCCTGCAAAGCCGCCACCTTGACCTCCCCGCCGAGGACGCTTTGGCCCGGCTTGGGCCCCTTTTGGCCTGGAAGGCGCGGTATGGCGGGGAGGTCTTCCTCTTCGGCGTGGTGCCCCGCTTTGACGCCACCCAAAGGGAACGCAACCTCCGGGTACTCCAGGTCCTCGCCCCTTGGTCCCGCCTGAGGGGACTTTACCTGGAAGCGGTCTGGGACGATGCCCTTCGGGGCTCTCCTGCCCCCAGGGAGGCCCAGGCCCTCCCTTACCCGAGCCGCCCGGGGGCGGACGAGGCGGGGCAGGTCCTCCTCCTTAGGGCCCTTTCCCCGGGGCTTAGGGTGGCGGTGGTCCACGAGGAAGCGGCCTTAGCGGAGCGCACCACCCCGTATGAGGCCTTGCCCCTAGAGGAGACGGTAAGGAGGCTTTTGCGAAGCGCCGGGGCGGAGGAGGTGGCCCTGGAGAATATTCCGGACCTGGTCCTTTACGTTTACGGGGGCAAAAGCCCTAGAGGAGCCACCCAAGACCTCCTCCGCCTGATGGCCCAATACCCCGTGGCTTTGGCGGACCTTTCCCGGGTGAACCGGGGGGATGCGGGGCTCATGGGCTACCTCCAGGCCCTGGGGCTTTACGGCCGGCTCGCCGCCTACGCCGCTTGGGGCACCCCGGCCAACAACCTGGGGAGCGCCCTGGCCCAAGGGGGGCTTTTTCTAAGGGACCGGGAAGGGCGCCTTCAGCGCTTGGCCGAGGCCTACTTCGCCTACTGGTGGGGGGAGGTGGGGAGGCCTTGGGTGCGGGGCCGTTTTCCCGAGCCCTTGGGGGAGGAGGCGCTTGGGGTGGCCTCCCTTTGGCCCTACGTGGCGTGGGAAGGGTACCGGGTAGACCTTAAGGCCCTCGCTTTTCCCTGGCACCGCTCCTTTGAGGCTGAGGCTCGGTTAAGCCTCGTCCCCCTGCCTTCCCCGGTTCACCTGGTAGAGTGA
- the trxB gene encoding thioredoxin-disulfide reductase: MEFSLAGLAASGQTGERYDVVIIGGGPAGLTAGIYAGRAGLKTVIVEKGLPGGQIAQTEEVENYPGFPEGISGPELASRMVQQAEKFGARIVMDEVLGIEPLEEGFLVRGFERTYPARVIIVATGANPRRLGVPGEDKFYGRGVSTCATCDGFFYRDKEVVVVGGGDAAVEEGLFLTKFARKVTLVHRRDELRANKVAQTRAFQNPKMHFLFSHVVTEILGEDQVTGVRLKNLKTGEEYVYPTDGVFVFIGHEPNTGFLKGVVELRPDGYVAVRDEVYTSVPGIFAAGDVADPIYRQLTTSVGAGTRAAMTAEKYLAEQEAKPHEEAAKP; encoded by the coding sequence ATGGAGTTTTCCTTGGCAGGGCTTGCGGCAAGCGGTCAGACGGGGGAGCGCTACGACGTGGTCATTATCGGTGGGGGCCCGGCGGGCCTAACCGCCGGCATCTACGCGGGCCGGGCGGGGCTCAAGACGGTCATCGTGGAAAAGGGCCTGCCCGGAGGGCAGATCGCCCAAACCGAGGAGGTGGAAAACTACCCGGGTTTCCCCGAGGGCATTTCCGGGCCCGAACTGGCAAGCCGCATGGTGCAGCAGGCGGAGAAGTTCGGGGCCCGGATCGTCATGGACGAGGTCTTGGGGATAGAGCCTCTGGAGGAGGGCTTCCTGGTCCGGGGTTTTGAGCGGACGTACCCCGCCCGGGTGATCATCGTCGCCACCGGGGCCAACCCCAGGCGGCTTGGGGTGCCGGGTGAGGACAAGTTCTACGGCCGCGGGGTTTCCACCTGCGCCACCTGCGACGGCTTCTTCTACCGGGACAAGGAGGTGGTGGTGGTGGGCGGGGGGGATGCCGCTGTGGAGGAGGGTCTATTCCTCACCAAGTTCGCCCGCAAGGTAACCCTGGTCCACCGGCGGGATGAGCTTCGGGCCAACAAGGTGGCCCAAACCCGAGCCTTCCAAAACCCCAAAATGCACTTCCTCTTCTCCCACGTGGTCACGGAAATCCTGGGCGAGGACCAGGTGACGGGGGTGCGGCTCAAGAACCTGAAGACGGGAGAGGAGTACGTCTACCCCACGGACGGGGTCTTCGTCTTCATCGGCCACGAGCCCAACACCGGCTTCCTTAAGGGGGTGGTGGAGCTCAGGCCCGATGGCTACGTGGCCGTGCGGGACGAGGTCTACACCTCGGTGCCGGGGATCTTCGCCGCCGGGGACGTGGCCGACCCCATCTACCGCCAGCTCACCACCAGCGTGGGGGCGGGCACCCGGGCGGCCATGACCGCGGAGAAGTACCTGGCGGAACAAGAAGCCAAACCCCACGAGGAAGCCGCCAAGCCTTAA
- the fmt gene encoding methionyl-tRNA formyltransferase produces MRVAFFGTPEWAVPVLDALNRHHQVVLVVTQPDKPKGRGLKPAPSPVAQYAEAHGLPLWKPKSLKGNEAFLKAFREAAPEVAVTAAYGKILPREVLEVPPWGFLNLHPSLLPKYRGPAPVPWALIRGEKETGVAIMKTEEGVDTGPLYALWRTEIGPHEDALALSERLRDKGIELLLKVLEDLPHLTPTPQEGEPSYAPLLTKEEGRIRFGESAQAIYNRHRGVQPWPGSYFFHGGKRVKVLALRPEPGEGEPGVVQAVDREGVLVGTGEGLIRLLQVQPEGKRPMPAADWARGYGVTPGTRIG; encoded by the coding sequence ATGAGGGTGGCTTTTTTCGGCACCCCGGAGTGGGCGGTGCCGGTGCTGGACGCCCTAAACCGCCACCACCAGGTGGTCCTGGTGGTGACCCAGCCGGATAAACCCAAGGGCCGGGGGCTAAAGCCTGCGCCAAGCCCTGTGGCCCAGTACGCCGAGGCCCACGGGCTTCCCCTTTGGAAGCCCAAGAGCCTTAAAGGAAACGAGGCCTTTCTGAAGGCTTTCCGGGAGGCTGCCCCCGAGGTGGCGGTTACCGCTGCCTACGGCAAGATCCTGCCCCGGGAGGTCCTCGAGGTGCCCCCTTGGGGTTTCCTCAACCTCCACCCCTCCCTCCTCCCCAAGTACCGGGGCCCGGCCCCGGTGCCTTGGGCCCTCATCCGGGGGGAGAAGGAGACGGGGGTGGCCATCATGAAGACGGAGGAAGGGGTGGACACCGGGCCCCTTTACGCCCTCTGGCGCACGGAGATCGGCCCCCATGAGGACGCCCTCGCCCTTTCCGAGCGGCTACGGGACAAGGGGATAGAACTCCTCCTAAAGGTGCTGGAGGACCTCCCCCACCTCACCCCCACCCCCCAGGAGGGCGAGCCTTCCTACGCCCCCCTCCTCACCAAGGAGGAGGGGCGGATCCGCTTTGGGGAAAGCGCCCAGGCCATCTACAACCGCCACCGGGGGGTGCAGCCCTGGCCGGGGAGCTACTTCTTCCACGGGGGCAAGCGGGTCAAGGTCCTCGCCCTGCGGCCCGAACCCGGGGAGGGGGAGCCCGGGGTGGTCCAGGCGGTGGACCGGGAGGGGGTCTTGGTGGGCACCGGGGAGGGGCTTATCCGCCTCCTCCAGGTTCAACCGGAGGGTAAGCGCCCCATGCCCGCCGCCGACTGGGCCCGGGGGTACGGGGTCACCCCCGGGACCCGGATCGGCTAG
- the def gene encoding peptide deformylase, with the protein MIYPIRLYGDPVLRRKAQPVRDFSRVKKLAEDMLETMFEARGVGLAAPQIGLSERLFVAVEYADEPDEEERPLRDLVRRVYVVANPVLLHQEGEVEGTEGCLSLPGLYSEEVPRAERIRVAYQDEEGTPRTLELEGYMARVFQHEMDHLDGILFFERLPKAKREAFLEENRAELARMQKEARALLKELSGR; encoded by the coding sequence ATGATCTACCCCATCCGCCTCTATGGGGACCCCGTGCTGCGCCGCAAGGCACAGCCCGTGCGGGATTTTTCCCGGGTGAAGAAGCTCGCCGAGGACATGCTGGAAACCATGTTTGAGGCCCGGGGGGTGGGCCTTGCCGCCCCGCAGATCGGGCTTTCCGAGCGCCTTTTTGTGGCGGTGGAGTACGCCGACGAGCCCGACGAGGAAGAGCGGCCCCTTCGCGACCTGGTGCGCCGGGTCTACGTGGTGGCGAACCCCGTCCTCCTCCACCAGGAGGGGGAGGTGGAGGGCACGGAGGGGTGCCTCTCCCTTCCCGGCCTCTACTCCGAGGAGGTGCCCCGGGCGGAGCGCATCCGGGTGGCCTACCAGGACGAGGAGGGTACCCCCCGCACCCTGGAGCTGGAGGGCTACATGGCCCGGGTTTTCCAGCACGAGATGGACCACCTGGACGGGATCCTCTTCTTTGAGCGCCTGCCCAAGGCCAAGCGGGAGGCCTTTTTGGAGGAGAACCGGGCGGAGCTGGCCCGCATGCAGAAGGAGGCCAGGGCGCTCCTTAAGGAGCTTTCCGGGCGATGA
- a CDS encoding YbbR-like domain-containing protein, with protein sequence MREWGGFLLALLAALALWYSLRERAPVVERAVSVPLRVVGLEGEKVAEGVPKEVLLRLRGPAPLVEGTPPVSAYLDLSGVEGAFAREVRVAVPQGVEVLEVRPARVEGRVEAVLSRTLPVEVLAQGAWVETEPAFVEAKGPRSQVEGAVVALGLDLGGEEVALTAFGPEGPLPGVELIPPRVRLVAREAPLFRKEVPLVFRPPEGFRVEDYTPKTLEVVGPKEALEGLKEVEARPQGGFRPGVVEGPLLLDLPPGVRALGQVLGRVRLALQ encoded by the coding sequence GTGCGTGAGTGGGGCGGTTTCCTCCTGGCGCTTTTGGCGGCCTTGGCCCTTTGGTACTCCTTGCGGGAAAGGGCCCCGGTGGTGGAGCGGGCGGTGAGCGTACCCCTGCGGGTGGTGGGCCTGGAAGGGGAGAAGGTGGCGGAGGGTGTCCCCAAGGAGGTCCTCCTGCGCCTTAGGGGGCCGGCCCCCTTGGTGGAGGGCACCCCCCCGGTTTCCGCCTACCTGGACCTTTCCGGGGTGGAGGGGGCCTTTGCCCGGGAGGTGCGGGTGGCGGTGCCCCAGGGGGTGGAGGTCCTGGAGGTGCGCCCGGCCCGGGTGGAGGGCCGGGTGGAGGCGGTCTTAAGCCGCACCCTCCCCGTGGAGGTCCTGGCCCAGGGGGCTTGGGTGGAAACCGAGCCCGCCTTCGTGGAGGCCAAGGGCCCACGGAGCCAGGTGGAGGGGGCGGTGGTGGCCTTGGGGCTGGACCTTGGGGGGGAGGAGGTGGCCCTCACCGCCTTCGGCCCGGAAGGCCCCTTGCCCGGGGTGGAGCTTATCCCGCCAAGGGTGCGCCTCGTGGCCCGGGAAGCCCCCCTTTTCCGCAAGGAGGTGCCCCTGGTCTTCCGCCCCCCGGAGGGGTTTCGGGTGGAGGACTATACCCCCAAAACCCTCGAGGTGGTGGGGCCCAAGGAGGCCCTGGAGGGCCTCAAGGAGGTGGAGGCGAGGCCCCAGGGGGGTTTCCGCCCCGGGGTGGTGGAAGGCCCCCTCCTGCTTGACCTCCCCCCGGGGGTGAGGGCCCTGGGCCAGGTTTTGGGAAGGGTGCGGCTTGCGCTACAATAG